One Abyssisolibacter fermentans genomic window, CTACTTTACTCTTTACATATTCCCACTCTTTAGTTTCTTCGTTAAATACATAGATACTTAACTTGTCGATATCAACTTTTTCTTTATCTATATCTTCCAGTAGAATTTCTATTATTTCCTTAGCCTCATTTTAAGAGTGAATTTTAGGTAGCTTACCTTCCGTGGCAATGCAATAGGTCAGACCTTTGGGTGCAGTTTCTATTAAATCCGGTAATTTAAATTGGAGGTCTCCTTCCTTTCCAAATTTAGTACCAATCAGCATATAAAGTTTAGGATATTTATTTTTATGCAATGCTTGCCCACTGCACCTAAGCCAACCCTCAGGTATATCATAATAGGGTAAGAGTTTTATCTCCCCTAACATTTGATTCATATAATTTCTACCTCCTTTCACATGTACTATAAGCATAATTATTTATTGCTTCATTATATAGATTGTGTAAGATTTTACATCTGTCAAAAGTTATATTTTGCAAAATATGAAAAATCCTGCTATTTTGCAGGTTTTCAAGATGCTATTTTATATTTTAATAATATTAAGTTCTTTTGCTTTTATAACTGCTTTTATACGACTATCCACTTCCAATTTACTATATATGTTGCTCAAATGACTTTTTACAGTTCCAAGGGTAATAAATAACTTTTTACTTATAGCAGAGTTTGACATTCCCTCTGCAACTAATTTTAATACTTCTAATTCTCTATCAGTTAAAGGTGATGAAGCTTTCCCAGGATTTAATATACTGTGAAGATTCACATCCTTTATTTTTGTTATCTTTGATATAAGTGAAGGAATTACACTTTTAATAACCCCAGAAATATTTTCATCAAAACCCTCTCTACTCACTCTTTCTAAATAAATAATCCCCACAAATACCCCTAAATAGTTGATTGGAATACAAACAATAGATATTTCATCTTTATCCATTATATATATATCCTTTGTAAATATACCTTTATCGGGTTTCTTGTTTAAAATTACTTCTTCTCCTGTTCTCGCTACGTATCGAATTACTTTCCGAGATAGATAACTTACATGTTTCATATATATAGGCTCTTTATGAACCTTTACATTTTCATTGTTTTTCTTTTCATATTGTAGATACATTTCATCAACTTTTTCAAATAAAACAGCGCCATAATCTGCATTATTAATCTGAATAAGAACATCTAGCATATATATGAACCCTTGTTTCTCTTCCATGTTTTCAATTTGATTTAAATGATACAATATGTTTTTGTTTATTTCTTCATCTACTGTTATCTCTTCGGTCATTTTATTTTTTAGCTGAAGATTTTTTTCTTCTGTAAGCAGTTTTATGTTATTTTCTAGTCCAAAGTTCTTTTCAATTAAGTTCACAATATATATAGCTCCCCACTTTTCAAAAAAACTTG contains:
- a CDS encoding phage tail protein, translating into MNQMLGEIKLLPYYDIPEGWLRCSGQALHKNKYPKLYMLIGTKFGKEGDLQFKLPDLIETAPKGLTYCIATEGKLPKIHS